In a genomic window of Vigna angularis cultivar LongXiaoDou No.4 chromosome 6, ASM1680809v1, whole genome shotgun sequence:
- the LOC108343590 gene encoding glucan endo-1,3-beta-glucosidase 1 produces the protein MINSTDHLIFSFSLLLILAFTQHHAAISDQANAPFVGVNIGTDVSNLLPAPDLVNFLKHQKITHIRLYDANPDILRALSGTDIHVTISVPNNQLLAIGSSNATASSWIRKNVAAFRPATRISAVSVGDEVLTTLPSAAPLLLPALLSLHAALVESNLHKDVVVSTPHSASIILNPFPPSQAFFNQTLESFVLPLLHFLSQTNSPLMLNLYPYYVFMQNKNLVPLDNTLFKTLPASKQMVDPNTLLHYTNLLDAMIDAAYFSMKNLNVSDIVVLVTETGWPSKGDSKEPYATLSNAVTFNSNLIKHVLDRSGTPLHPEITSSVYIYELFNEDLRSPPLSEAYWGLFYGNATPAYLLRVSGVGAFLASDNANQTYCVAGDGVDLKVLQAALDWACGPGRANCSEIQPGESCFQPNNVKNHASYAFDSYYQSQGKSPGSCDFKGVAMITTTDPSRGSCIFPGSRSLSNRTKQVVNITHSSNAGDNLRLRAFRSIEISAIYNILHNYLVAVFPLLLLFVL, from the exons ATGATAAACTCAACTGATCATCTCATCTTTTCATTCTCACTGTTACTAATCCTAGCGTTTACCCAACATCATGCGGCTATTTCCGACCAAGCCAACGCGCCATTCGTGGGCGTGAACATCGGCACAGACGTCTCCAACCTCTTACCCGCACCAGACCTCGTGAACTTCCTCAAACACCAAAAGATCACTCATATCCGTCTCTACGACGCCAACCCCGACATCCTTCGCGCCCTGTCGGGCACCGACATCCACGTCACCATCAGCGTCCCCAACAACCAGCTCCTCGCAATCGGTTCCTCCAACGCCACTGCCTCCTCCTGGATCCGCAAAAACGTCGCCGCATTCCGCCCCGCCACCCGAATCTCCGCCGTCTCAGTCGGCGATGAGGTCCTCACCACACTCCCCTCCGCCGCGCCGCTCCTCCTCCCCGCACTCCTCTCCCTCCACGCCGCCCTCGTGGAGTCCAACCTCCACAAGGACGTGGTGGTTTCCACTCCTCACTCCGCCTCCATCATCCTCAACCCTTTCCCGCCCTCTCAGGCCTTCTTCAACCAAACCCTCGAGTCCTTCGTCCTCCCTCTCCTCCATTTCCTCTCTCAAACCAATTCCCCCTTAATGCTCAACCTCTACCCCTACTATGTCTTCATGCAGAACAAAAACCTCGTCCCTCTCGATAACACGCTTTTCAAGACCCTCCCCGCTTCCAAACAAATGGTTGATCCCAACACTCTTCTTCACTACACCAACCTCCTCGACGCCATGATCGACGCTGCGTACTTCTCCATGAAGAACCTCAATGTCTCTGACATCGTCGTTCTTGTCACGGAAACCGGCTGGCCTTCCAAAGGGGACTCCAAAGAACCCTATGCCACACTTTCCAACGCTGTCACATTCAATTCGAATCTTATTAAGCATGTTTTGGATCGGAGTGGCACCCCTTTGCATCCCGAAATCACTTCTAGTGTTTATATATATGAGCTTTTTAACGAAGATTTGAGGTCCCCGCCTCTGTCTGAAGCTTATTGGGGTTTGTTTTATGGGAATGCTACGCCGGCTTATTTGCTTCGTGTGTCTGGGGTTGGGGCTTTTCTGGCCAGTGATAATGCTAATCAGACATACTGTGTTGCTGGGGATGGTGTTGATTTGAAGGTTTTGCAGGCTGCGTTGGATTGGGCGTGTGGACCAGGGAGAGCGAATTGCTCTGAGATCCAGCCTGGGGAGAGTTGTTTTCAGCCGAATAATGTTAAGAATCATGCTTCTTATGCTTTTGATAGCTATTACCAGAGTCAGGGGAAGTCTCCTGGATCTTGTGACTTCAAAGGGGTAGCCATGATCACAACCACTGACCCCa GTCGCGGCAGCTGTATATTTCCTGGAAG TAGGAGTTTAAGCAACAGGACAAAGCAAGTAGTGAACATCACTCACTCAAGCAATGCAGGGGATAATTTAAGGTTAAGAGCCTTTAGAAGCATTGAAATAAGTGCAATCTACAACATTCTGCACAATTACTTGGTTGCTGTTTTCCCCCTTTTGTTGTTATTCGTTCTTTGA
- the LOC108341245 gene encoding uncharacterized protein LOC108341245: MHDVYGLSNTKWVSDELDSGPDSEDDDDSIRRTLFPTFSMPKSLTDYKWEVGTYFTEKKEFTEAIRTYALSNGRNLKFMKNDKKRVAVKCLGGQGKCKWYAYCAYRSAAKSWQLRKVINDHSCSTICNVKLMTSKWLSQRMEKFVRENPNMKVMDIRDKVSRKWNVGISRNMTFRARAMAKDNVEGSFKEQYRRIYYYGHELLRANLGSTVKIKVENSNEECIFHRIYVCLKACKDSFISCRPIIGLDGCFLKGKYGGELLTAVGRDGNEQILPIAYVVEVENKDLWTWFLELLIADLGGEAVCGTCTFISDQQKGLLPAIQDLLPRVDQRFCVRHLYSNFRKKFLGEDLKRLMWRAATTTYPQLWEAEMRKIKEINVDAFKYLIAIPPRFWSRSRFSPRSQSDTLINNICEGFNNVLVSSRCKPLISMLEDIRVYIMKK, from the exons ATGCATGATGTTTATGGCTTGTCTAACACTAAGTGGGTGTCAGATGAGTTGGATAGTGGTCCAGACAGTGAGGACGATGATGATTCCATTCGGAGAACCTTGTTTCCCACCTTTAGCATGCCTAAAAGTTTGACGGATTATAAATGGGAAGTGGGAACCTATTTCACTGAGAAAAAGGAATTTACAGAGGCCATTAGGACTTATGCACTGAGTAATggaagaaatttgaaattcatgaaaaaTGACAAAAAGAGGGTTGCTGTAAAATGTTTGGGGGGCCAGGGTAAATGCAAATGGTATGCTTATTGTGCCTACAGGTCTGCTGCCAAGTCATGGCAGCTAAGAAAAGTTATTAATGATCATAGCTGTAGTACAATTTGTAATGTGAAGTTGATGACTTCTAAGTGGTTGAGTCAAAGGATGGAAAAATTTGTAAGAGAAAACCCTAATATGAAAGTGATGGACATTAGGGACAAGGTAAGTAGGAAATGGAATGTAGGAATCTCTAGAAATATGACTTTTAGGGCAAGAGCCATGGCAAAAGATAATGTTGAGGGGTCATTCAAGGAACAATATAGAAGAATCTATTATTATGGTCACGAACTTCTGAGAGCAAATCTAGGTTCAACAGTGAAAATAAAGGTTGAAAATAGTAATGAGGAGTGTATATTCCATAGAATTTATGTATGCTTGAAAGCATGCAAAGATAGCTTCATTAGTTGTAGACCCATCATTGGATTAGATGGATGCTTTTTGAAAGGCAAGTATGGAGGGGAGTTACTAACAGCAGTTGGAAGAGATGGAAATGAACAAATTCTTCCCATTGCATATGTTGTTGAGGTAGAAAACAAAGACTTATGGacttggttcttggagcttcTCATTGCAGACCTTGGTGGGGAAGCTGTTTGTGGAACATGTACATTTatttcagaccaacaaaag GGACTTTTGCCAGCAATTCAAGATCTTCTACCTAGGGTAGACCAAAGATTTTGTGTTAGACATTTGTATTCCAACTTCAGAAAGAAATTTCTTGGAGAAGACCTTAAACGTCTGATGTGGAGGGCAGCAACAACCACATATCCACAACTATGGGAGGCTGAAATGAGGAAAATTAAAGAGATAAATGTTGACGCATTTAAATACTTGATTGCAATTCCACCTAG GTTTTGGTCAAGATCTAGATTCAGTCCTAGATCACAATCTGACACTCTTATCAACAACATATGTGAGGGGTTCAACAATGTGCTAGTTAGTAGTAGGTGTAAGCCACTTATCAGTATGTTAGAAGACATTAGGGTTTACATCATGAAGAAATGA